Proteins from a single region of Flaviflexus salsibiostraticola:
- a CDS encoding polyprenyl synthetase family protein yields the protein MYESLIRRISASTLAALDSYGFSGDPSLLSSFTDPTRALLSGGKRVRGVLSISGAMCATGSAPSDDAVEVAAAIELFQGAALVHDDIMDDSPTRRGLPAVHVQFSAEFESSDLAGDSQLFGRDAGICSGDFLLALASSHMAAHAPTAANRRFQAMCAEVAFGQFLDIRAENIDLLALLNSSDPSAALLAARDNAFTVLRHKSAHYSVRDPLLIGAEAAGADEELLDILTRIGSPLGEAFQLRDDALGVAGDPSTTGKPTGGDLREGKRTVLILTALARLAGTDRAHWIAESLGRDLDESDVRDITDAIVESGAWEEHEALITEREDEARAAWDELPAGPGRDALGELMERLTGRTH from the coding sequence ATGTACGAGTCACTTATCCGCCGCATCTCCGCCAGCACTCTTGCCGCTCTCGACTCCTACGGATTCTCGGGTGACCCGTCCCTCCTCTCCTCCTTCACCGACCCGACGAGGGCACTTCTGTCGGGTGGCAAGCGTGTGCGAGGTGTTCTCTCCATCTCGGGCGCAATGTGCGCGACGGGCTCAGCGCCGAGCGATGACGCCGTCGAGGTGGCGGCCGCGATCGAACTCTTCCAGGGAGCGGCGCTCGTCCACGACGACATCATGGACGACTCGCCCACCCGCCGGGGCCTGCCTGCCGTCCATGTCCAGTTCAGCGCGGAATTCGAGAGTTCGGACCTCGCCGGCGATTCCCAGCTTTTCGGCCGTGATGCCGGGATCTGCTCGGGCGACTTCCTTCTCGCGCTGGCGAGCTCCCACATGGCGGCGCACGCGCCGACGGCGGCGAACCGACGATTCCAGGCCATGTGCGCCGAGGTGGCCTTCGGCCAGTTCCTCGACATCCGGGCCGAGAACATCGACCTTCTGGCACTGTTGAACAGCTCGGACCCATCCGCTGCCCTGCTTGCGGCGCGCGACAATGCATTCACTGTGCTCCGCCACAAGTCGGCGCACTATTCTGTCCGCGACCCGCTCCTCATCGGCGCCGAGGCCGCGGGAGCCGACGAGGAGCTGCTCGACATCCTCACCCGGATCGGCTCACCGCTGGGTGAGGCCTTCCAGCTTCGCGATGATGCCCTCGGTGTCGCTGGAGACCCGTCGACGACCGGCAAGCCGACCGGCGGCGACCTGCGGGAGGGCAAGCGGACCGTCCTCATCCTCACCGCATTGGCTCGGCTGGCGGGCACCGACCGCGCTCACTGGATCGCAGAGTCGCTCGGCCGTGACCTCGACGAGTCCGACGTCCGCGATATCACCGACGCCATCGTCGAAAGCGGTGCCTGGGAAGAGCATGAAGCACTGATCACCGAGCGCGAGGATGAGGCACGGGCGGCGTGGGACGAGCTCCCGGCGGGCCCCGGTCGGGACGCTCTGGGCGAGCTCATGGAACGGCTCACAGGCCGCACGCACTAG
- the gcvT gene encoding glycine cleavage system aminomethyltransferase GcvT, which produces MTLNETALLPVHERLGATMTDFAGWAMPLRYSSDREEHAAVRERAGIFDLSHMGQIRVEGPDAGAALDYALVGVLSTMPVGRARYSLMVKEDGGIIDDLIVYRNDDVDFLVIANGANRLRVGDELTKRSDRLRARAAVQDNTTARCLIAVQGPASLDIVRSVVDSEHRDELDTLGYYRHGRFTIGGTPVHIARTGYTGERGYEIMADANDAVLLWERLAEAGEPHGMRPCGLSSRDTLRLEAGMPLYGNELTEDRTPAEAGQGRTVVLDHEFVGEEALRKAGEPSTALYGLAGEGRRAARAGSTVSVDGEQVGVITSGVLSPTLGHPIALAILTAGLELGTEVSVDVRGKHQPMTIVHLPFYRSES; this is translated from the coding sequence ATGACTCTCAACGAGACTGCGCTGCTTCCGGTCCATGAACGGCTGGGAGCGACAATGACCGACTTCGCGGGCTGGGCCATGCCGCTCCGCTACTCCTCCGACCGTGAGGAGCACGCCGCGGTTCGCGAGCGGGCGGGGATCTTCGACCTGTCCCACATGGGTCAGATCAGGGTCGAGGGCCCGGACGCGGGAGCCGCGCTCGATTACGCCCTCGTCGGGGTGTTGTCGACGATGCCCGTGGGCCGCGCTCGCTATTCACTCATGGTGAAGGAGGACGGCGGCATCATCGACGATCTCATCGTCTACCGAAACGATGACGTCGACTTCCTTGTCATCGCCAATGGTGCGAACCGTCTCCGTGTCGGTGACGAGCTGACGAAGAGGTCAGACCGCCTCCGCGCTCGTGCCGCAGTCCAGGACAATACGACGGCCCGATGCCTCATCGCCGTCCAGGGGCCGGCCAGCCTCGACATCGTCCGCTCAGTCGTCGACTCTGAGCACCGCGACGAGCTCGACACCCTTGGCTATTACCGCCACGGGCGTTTCACCATCGGGGGCACGCCCGTCCATATCGCCCGAACAGGCTACACGGGCGAGCGTGGCTACGAGATCATGGCGGACGCGAATGATGCAGTTCTCCTCTGGGAGCGTCTGGCTGAAGCAGGCGAGCCCCATGGCATGCGACCCTGCGGCCTCTCGTCTCGAGACACGCTGCGTCTCGAGGCGGGGATGCCGCTGTACGGCAACGAGCTCACCGAGGACAGAACCCCGGCGGAGGCGGGCCAGGGCAGGACTGTCGTCCTCGACCATGAGTTCGTCGGTGAAGAGGCGCTCCGGAAGGCGGGCGAGCCCTCGACAGCGCTCTACGGTCTCGCCGGCGAAGGCCGGAGGGCTGCCCGGGCCGGATCCACCGTGAGCGTCGATGGTGAGCAGGTCGGCGTCATCACGTCCGGCGTGCTGTCCCCAACCCTCGGCCACCCGATCGCGCTCGCCATTCTCACTGCCGGTCTGGAGCTCGGCACCGAAGTCTCCGTCGACGTGCGCGGCAAGCACCAGCCGATGACCATTGTCCACCTGCCCTTCTACAGGAGCGAAAGCTGA
- the gcvH gene encoding glycine cleavage system protein GcvH — protein sequence MYPNDRKYSPDHEWLKEGAPSRVGITAYAATSLDEAVYVELPQVGAVVTAGVACGEIESVKSVSDLVAPASGTVTAVNDSVVDDPKLATDDPHGEGWLYEIEVTTTDDALMDAPAYESFVAELQ from the coding sequence GTGTACCCCAACGACCGCAAGTACAGCCCCGACCACGAATGGCTGAAGGAGGGCGCCCCCTCGCGCGTCGGCATCACCGCGTATGCCGCAACATCGCTCGATGAGGCGGTCTATGTCGAGCTTCCACAGGTCGGCGCCGTCGTGACCGCCGGTGTGGCATGCGGCGAGATCGAGTCGGTGAAGTCCGTCTCCGACCTCGTCGCACCGGCCTCCGGAACCGTCACTGCCGTCAACGACAGTGTGGTCGACGACCCGAAGCTCGCCACGGACGATCCCCACGGGGAGGGGTGGCTCTATGAGATCGAGGTGACCACGACGGATGATGCCCTCATGGACGCACCCGCGTACGAGTCATTCGTCGCGGAGCTGCAGTGA
- the gcvP gene encoding aminomethyl-transferring glycine dehydrogenase, producing MTSFQPRHIGTWGSDRSAMLARVGVGSLDELMEAALPAGLTREALDGLPGGRSEQDVLERLSDLAAKNTVRISMIGQGYYDTVTPAVIRRNILENPSWYTAYTPYQPEISQGRLEALVNFQTMVSDLTGMDIANSSMLDEATAVAEAMLLACRVARSRTRVLIAEDVFDATRAVVETRAGALGIELTESDFSQIDDDVAAVILQYPGASGHLPELSELEAITARAHASGALVVVAADLLSLSLLASPGSWGADLVAGSTQRFGVPMAGGGPHAGYLAVKDAHKRQLPGRLVGVSKDADGAVAYRLALQTREQHIRREKATSNICTAQVLLAVMASTYAVYHGPDGLRRIAERVHDHAVSLAERLARAGVPVTSTSFFDTVELEIPDGADRALRHLLAENITGWRVDESTIRLSCDEKTTGEVIDRVVRALEASGTEADKTGIDAGFPSSLERRDDYLTHPTFHRYRTETLLMRYLKALADKDYALDRGMIPLGSCTMKLNSAIEMSPITWPGFAFIHPFAPATDRLGYLELIEDLETWLAAVTCYDAVSLQPNAGSQGELAGLLAIRGYHRSRGDTERTVCLIPASAHGTNAASAVLAGFRVVVVGTGPDGSVSLTDLDAKISEYEDQLGAIMITYPSTHGIYEDSVGEVCARVHAAGGQVYIDGANLNALVGVARPGDFGGDVSHLNLHKTFAIPHGGGGPGVGPVAAQSHLVPFLPSHPMTDNSVIGSASAITPGAGAVSQAPYGSAGILPISYAYILLMGGEGLMTATQSAVLAANYVAAKVDKVLPVLYRGPGGLVGHECIIDLRPLREETGITVDDVAKRLIDYGFHAPTMSFPVAGTLMIEPTESEDLGEIDRLCDALLKIHDEARSVYEGTWPQDDNPLVNAPHTAASALVGEWSHPYSRAVAVYPALAEDVLDDPAQLAAAAAGKYWPPVRRIDGPFGDRNLVCSCPPIESCR from the coding sequence GTGACGAGCTTCCAGCCCCGCCACATCGGCACCTGGGGTTCTGATCGAAGCGCGATGCTTGCGCGCGTCGGCGTCGGCAGCCTCGACGAGCTGATGGAGGCGGCCCTTCCCGCGGGCCTGACACGGGAGGCACTCGACGGACTGCCGGGTGGCCGCTCCGAGCAGGACGTCCTCGAACGACTCTCCGACTTGGCCGCAAAGAACACGGTCCGGATCTCCATGATCGGGCAGGGCTATTACGACACGGTCACGCCTGCTGTGATTCGGCGCAACATCCTGGAGAACCCGTCCTGGTACACGGCCTATACGCCGTACCAGCCGGAGATCAGTCAGGGTCGGCTCGAAGCCCTCGTCAATTTCCAGACCATGGTCTCGGATCTGACAGGCATGGACATCGCGAACTCCTCGATGCTCGACGAGGCGACTGCCGTTGCTGAGGCGATGCTCCTCGCCTGTCGGGTCGCGAGGTCCCGCACTCGAGTCCTCATCGCCGAGGACGTCTTCGATGCCACACGCGCCGTCGTCGAGACTCGGGCAGGTGCGCTTGGAATCGAGCTCACCGAATCCGACTTCTCGCAGATCGACGATGATGTCGCGGCCGTCATCCTCCAGTACCCCGGGGCATCCGGCCACCTGCCGGAGCTGAGCGAGCTCGAGGCGATCACAGCGAGGGCACACGCTTCCGGTGCCCTCGTCGTCGTCGCCGCCGACCTCTTGTCGTTGTCCCTTCTCGCCAGCCCGGGCAGCTGGGGCGCGGATCTCGTCGCAGGATCCACCCAGCGCTTCGGTGTTCCGATGGCTGGCGGAGGCCCTCACGCGGGGTACCTTGCGGTCAAGGATGCACACAAGAGGCAGCTGCCCGGCAGACTGGTGGGCGTCTCGAAGGACGCCGACGGGGCAGTCGCGTATCGCCTCGCCCTGCAGACACGAGAGCAGCACATCCGTCGCGAGAAGGCGACCTCCAACATCTGCACAGCCCAGGTCCTCCTCGCCGTTATGGCGTCAACATACGCGGTCTACCACGGGCCGGACGGGCTCCGAAGGATCGCCGAACGCGTCCACGACCACGCGGTCAGCCTCGCGGAGAGGCTCGCACGAGCCGGTGTTCCCGTGACGTCAACATCTTTCTTCGACACCGTCGAACTGGAGATCCCCGACGGTGCGGACCGAGCGCTCAGGCACCTGCTCGCCGAGAACATCACCGGGTGGAGGGTGGACGAGTCGACGATCCGGCTGTCGTGCGATGAGAAGACGACCGGTGAGGTGATCGACCGAGTGGTCCGCGCGTTGGAGGCCAGCGGCACGGAAGCGGATAAGACGGGCATCGACGCCGGTTTCCCCTCATCCCTCGAGCGGAGGGATGACTACCTCACCCACCCGACCTTCCACCGCTACCGCACCGAGACGCTCCTCATGCGTTATCTCAAGGCGCTCGCGGATAAGGACTACGCGCTTGACCGCGGAATGATCCCGCTCGGCTCCTGCACGATGAAGCTCAACTCCGCCATTGAGATGTCCCCCATCACGTGGCCGGGCTTCGCCTTCATCCACCCGTTCGCACCGGCGACCGACCGACTCGGGTATCTCGAGCTCATCGAGGACCTCGAGACGTGGCTGGCGGCGGTCACCTGCTACGACGCGGTGAGCCTTCAGCCGAACGCCGGTTCCCAGGGAGAGCTCGCAGGCCTGCTCGCGATTCGCGGCTATCACCGGTCGCGGGGGGACACTGAGCGAACCGTCTGCCTCATCCCCGCCTCGGCACACGGCACCAACGCCGCCTCGGCGGTGCTCGCCGGGTTCCGGGTTGTCGTCGTGGGCACGGGACCGGATGGTTCGGTCAGCCTGACCGACCTCGACGCGAAGATCTCTGAGTACGAGGATCAACTCGGCGCGATCATGATCACGTACCCGTCGACGCATGGGATCTACGAGGACTCGGTCGGAGAGGTATGCGCCCGTGTCCATGCCGCAGGCGGACAGGTGTACATCGATGGTGCGAATCTCAACGCGCTTGTCGGCGTGGCGCGCCCAGGTGATTTCGGCGGCGATGTCTCCCACCTCAACCTCCACAAGACGTTTGCGATCCCGCATGGCGGGGGAGGCCCGGGCGTGGGCCCGGTGGCGGCACAATCCCATCTCGTGCCCTTCCTTCCCTCGCATCCCATGACCGATAACAGTGTGATCGGAAGCGCGAGCGCGATCACTCCGGGCGCAGGCGCGGTGTCTCAGGCGCCCTACGGGTCTGCGGGGATTCTTCCGATCTCCTATGCCTACATCCTTCTCATGGGAGGGGAGGGACTGATGACGGCGACTCAGTCGGCAGTCCTTGCGGCCAACTACGTGGCGGCCAAGGTCGACAAGGTGCTGCCGGTGCTCTACCGCGGTCCCGGTGGTCTCGTCGGTCATGAGTGCATCATTGACCTCCGCCCGCTCCGAGAGGAGACAGGCATCACGGTCGACGACGTGGCAAAACGCCTCATCGACTACGGCTTTCATGCGCCGACGATGTCGTTCCCGGTAGCGGGCACCCTCATGATCGAACCGACCGAGTCCGAGGATCTCGGCGAGATCGACCGCCTATGTGATGCTCTGCTGAAGATCCACGATGAGGCTCGCAGCGTCTACGAGGGCACGTGGCCGCAGGACGACAATCCGCTCGTCAACGCGCCGCACACGGCGGCGTCAGCGCTGGTGGGCGAATGGTCGCACCCCTATTCGAGGGCTGTTGCCGTCTACCCGGCCCTCGCCGAGGACGTGCTTGACGACCCGGCGCAGCTGGCGGCGGCAGCAGCCGGGAAGTACTGGCCCCCGGTCCGGCGCATCGATGGACCCTTCGGCGATCGGAACCTTGTGTGCTCCTGTCCTCCCATCGAGAGCTGTCGTTAG
- a CDS encoding RNA polymerase sigma factor, translating to MSEATTSTTPSTDVKEDVGAAARATKSSTATTASKSASKTAAKPKAKAAPASTGAKKAPAKSGGAKTAAKKTTAKRTTARAKSDEAELASPTAETSEDIDSAVTPEIVDEEIVEDEVVEDEVDIADEEETDEDEDDEEEVAKEDAPTARSLRHAEERPGHFVVKDSDSGDEPAQRIHVAGATADPVKDYLKQIGKVALLTAEEEVELARRIEVGLYANYILTEAPEKIKDKAYERRLKWMVRDGQLAKNHLLEANLRLVVSLAKRYTGRGMLFLDLIQEGNLGLVRAVEKFDYTKGFKFSTYATWWIRQAITRAMADQARTIRIPVHMVEVINKLARVQRQMLQDLGHEPTTEQLAKELDMTEEKVIEVQKYGREPISLHTPLGEDGDSEFGDLIEDSEAVVPTDRVAHILLQEQIHQVLDTLSEREAGVITMRFGINDGQPKTLDEIGKKYGVTRERIRQIESKTMSKLRHPSRSQVLRDYLD from the coding sequence GTGTCTGAAGCGACAACCTCGACCACCCCGTCCACCGACGTAAAGGAGGATGTCGGCGCCGCAGCCCGCGCCACGAAGAGCAGCACTGCCACGACAGCATCGAAGAGCGCCTCGAAGACTGCCGCGAAGCCGAAGGCCAAGGCTGCGCCCGCCTCGACGGGTGCGAAGAAGGCGCCTGCAAAGTCGGGTGGCGCAAAGACCGCGGCCAAGAAGACGACCGCGAAGCGGACGACGGCACGCGCCAAGTCGGATGAGGCAGAGCTCGCCAGCCCGACCGCTGAGACGTCTGAGGATATCGACTCGGCCGTGACCCCGGAGATCGTCGATGAAGAGATCGTCGAGGACGAGGTCGTTGAGGACGAGGTCGACATCGCCGACGAAGAGGAAACCGACGAGGACGAGGACGACGAGGAAGAGGTTGCGAAGGAGGACGCTCCGACCGCCCGCAGCCTGAGGCACGCCGAGGAGCGTCCGGGCCACTTCGTCGTCAAGGACTCCGACAGCGGCGACGAGCCCGCTCAGCGGATCCACGTCGCGGGCGCTACGGCAGACCCCGTCAAGGATTACCTCAAGCAGATCGGCAAGGTTGCACTTCTGACGGCTGAGGAAGAGGTCGAGCTGGCCCGTCGAATCGAGGTTGGTCTCTATGCGAATTACATCCTCACGGAGGCGCCCGAGAAGATCAAGGACAAGGCCTACGAGCGTCGGCTCAAGTGGATGGTGCGCGACGGGCAGCTCGCGAAGAACCATCTCCTCGAAGCGAACCTGCGTCTCGTCGTCTCACTCGCGAAGCGCTACACGGGCCGTGGCATGCTTTTCCTCGACCTGATCCAGGAGGGCAACCTCGGACTCGTTCGCGCAGTCGAGAAGTTCGACTACACGAAGGGATTCAAGTTCTCGACCTACGCGACGTGGTGGATCCGCCAGGCGATCACCCGCGCGATGGCCGACCAGGCCCGAACGATCAGGATCCCGGTCCACATGGTCGAGGTCATCAACAAGCTTGCGCGCGTCCAGCGGCAGATGCTGCAGGATCTCGGCCACGAGCCGACGACGGAGCAGCTCGCCAAGGAGCTCGACATGACCGAGGAGAAGGTCATCGAGGTGCAGAAGTATGGCCGCGAGCCGATCTCCCTCCACACGCCGCTGGGCGAGGATGGGGACTCTGAGTTCGGCGACCTCATTGAGGATTCCGAGGCTGTCGTGCCGACAGACCGGGTCGCCCACATCCTCCTGCAGGAGCAGATCCATCAGGTGCTCGACACACTCTCAGAGCGTGAGGCTGGTGTGATCACGATGCGGTTCGGCATCAACGATGGTCAGCCGAAGACACTCGACGAGATCGGTAAGAAGTACGGAGTGACGCGAGAGCGCATCCGCCAGATCGAGTCGAAGACGATGTCGAAGCTTCGCCACCCGTCCCGTTCCCAGGTTCTGCGGGATTACCTCGACTAG
- a CDS encoding 3'-5' exonuclease, which translates to MEYAVIDVETTGLAAWSDRIIDIGIVILDSTGSTIDHWSTLINPSRPVGSTLIHGITDSDVADAPTFSEALPLIIEHLSGRIIVGHNVAFDLEFLNAEFKRSLYSVAIPRDAAVCTMDQSRIYLPEGRHSLGACLTRAGINLPLNHRGLDDALCSAALLNSYLAAEADGRRWADTAHDRNGRSVLPAEWERAAGAARSIMWLEVADLGRL; encoded by the coding sequence GTGGAATACGCGGTGATCGACGTCGAGACGACCGGGCTGGCAGCCTGGAGCGATCGGATCATCGATATCGGCATCGTCATCCTCGACAGCACCGGCAGCACGATCGACCACTGGTCCACCCTCATCAACCCGAGCAGGCCTGTCGGGTCCACCCTTATCCACGGCATCACCGACAGCGATGTGGCGGATGCGCCCACTTTCTCCGAGGCGCTCCCCCTCATCATCGAGCATCTCTCCGGCCGCATCATCGTCGGACACAACGTGGCCTTCGATCTCGAGTTCCTCAACGCCGAGTTCAAGCGGTCGCTCTATTCCGTCGCCATTCCTCGCGATGCGGCTGTCTGCACGATGGACCAGTCACGGATCTATCTCCCCGAGGGTCGGCACTCCCTCGGGGCGTGCCTGACGCGCGCGGGAATCAACCTTCCGCTCAATCATCGCGGCCTCGATGACGCGCTGTGCTCTGCCGCCCTCTTGAACAGCTACCTCGCGGCGGAGGCGGACGGCCGCCGCTGGGCTGACACCGCACACGATCGCAATGGTCGCAGCGTTCTTCCGGCGGAATGGGAACGCGCCGCAGGCGCGGCGCGTTCGATCATGTGGCTGGAGGTCGCTGACCTGGGAAGACTCTAG
- a CDS encoding DUF7455 domain-containing protein: protein MSSIRHKLARSELGRTRGLNRGELWLDDGVSTTVVEPVQLTASDRCDACGARAYVRVELESGSLLFCGHHANQHLEKLAPTAKHVHDERHRLTEESAS from the coding sequence ATGTCATCGATCCGGCATAAGTTGGCCCGAAGCGAACTCGGACGGACGCGGGGATTAAATCGGGGCGAACTGTGGTTGGATGATGGTGTGAGTACAACAGTAGTAGAACCAGTACAGCTGACCGCCAGCGATCGTTGCGACGCGTGCGGTGCCAGGGCGTATGTCAGGGTCGAGCTCGAATCGGGCTCTCTGCTCTTCTGCGGGCACCATGCGAATCAGCATCTCGAGAAGTTGGCTCCGACTGCCAAGCACGTTCATGACGAGCGCCACCGCTTGACCGAGGAGAGCGCGAGCTGA